A segment of the Labrus bergylta chromosome 11, fLabBer1.1, whole genome shotgun sequence genome:
GTAAAAATCTGGGTGCTGTGCTTTTTTCTTTACGTgtctgcctgctgctgcaaacactcaCTGCTCGCTGGTGCTCAGAAAgaaaacgccaggtggacacgggacCTAGTTTACAAAGAGAACGAGAAAGATCCGCCCCCTAGTGGCCATTAGAGAGAATGCAGCAATGGCTTGACTTTTAAAAACCAAGAAGCTACATCCACTGTCTATATACAGTCTGTGTACGTCTGTGGACGCAGCGTGTGAGGTGACATCATACAGGTTTTCATCCAATCAGAGAGAAGCTAACACTCTGTGTACATACGAGAGAGGGCGGCGATTTGtacgcaaaaaaaaaattacttttttataaaAGAGCCGGTACAAAAAATGTTGAGTCTTTGAGGAGAAGTTTCTGAGATGTTACGGctgtacagtttgtttttaaagaacgTGCATGTTTCTCATCATGGACCTGTGATCGATACATGtcgaggaacacacacacacacacacacacacacacacacacacgcacacacacacacacacacacacacacacacatacacacacacacacacacacataggccagGATCTACAGCTGCTAATCCACATGTGGctgctctctcttcctctctgttggTCACCGtttaatgtttgaataaaaacaaaggatCACTGTGTCCCATGCTTCAGTctgtgctcaggtgtgtgtgtgtgttggatattatctttgtgtatgtgtgttggatattatctgtgtgtgttgtcagcTGTGTCCTCTCAGGCTCTGATCCTCAGATGTGAGCCAGCTCTCCTTTGGCCTCTGTGGTAGTTTACCTCTGCAGctgcacttcctgtttgcagAAAAGCTTCAAAACCAAACATGAACataagtaataaataaataaatatgaaagatgATGTTTAATGCAAAACAGaggcaaaacaaacaagacaaaaagtTCATCATCAACCTGCAGGAGTTGAACTTTCCCTCCATAAcgaggatctgtctgcagagcacGCTGCAGCTAACGAGgagctgctgagtaaagagtccatcagtgttaactcatccatccacacacattcacacgccgcagACCAATCGGCGGGATCCAACCCCACGACCTTCAGGTTGACAGACAATCGACTctcccactgagccacagccgccgtTATAAGCAGCTTACTAGTGAAAATTGTGatctttaatttaaagtgttaaaatgaCTTGAAGAATTTCTTAAACCAAAACACTTTGACAGATACACTTTGTTGTGTCCACAAATAAAATGCATGTAGGATTCGTTCTGCATACTTTGAATGTAGTTACACCTTCAGTCTACAAGGGGGCGCAGTGAGACTCCGTagagcaggggtgcccaaccttttttgaaccaagatctacttttaaagttgcagtctgcagagatctaccagtccacatagtgagccgtagcctttaccgacagctacattttaatattacgtttgtatttatatcacatatgtttttcccttaatttagtttacaacaaacaactttaatctgtgtggagatgttcacagactacagcaggctgctgtgagatgatgttgcttttgttaaattagctgcagacacggtgagagtgaacggagtaatgtccaaccgaccgtttgaccgggtcacgtgtgttcccacctcggtccgtacggatcacggatcaactgtgtgctgtagcactaaaagtaaaaagtaaaaaggttcgcgtggtggctggcgctccagtgcaagtgtgtgtgtgtgtgtgtgtgcgcgtttgcgctgtttgttggtgtgcctcgtcccccgcgatgctcacagtcatgacagcagagaggagcagagaaaagtagctgcagcttcatcaaatgcgcttaatactcgtagcatagtttctatttatgacttttttgtaaaacatttacccccctggttttacctgcacgtccttgcgcatgcctgcactctctcttgcgcgctctctctctctctcgctcccccgctcgctctcatgcacgcagcaatttcatgaataaatgaaaaattaaatacacacaggtcggatgtatacttgggctccccacacaggtatcgtgtgtgggaaacagtgcaatgagatgaaattgaaatcaattttctattttacaattgtattttatattgactaaacatctcgatcgactgagaatcagtcagcgatctacctgtcgatcgcgatcgactgtttgggcacccctgccgtagaggacaggtgagacTGTTAAGGTAAAGGAAAGACGAAGATAGATGAATAAACAGACTCACCAACTAAAACACTTCAGCTCAAATctgaatgtatttattgaaaagatgaatgtgtttaaaaaaaagtgaattaaatgTTATCTGTCGATGTTTTCATCTTTAGTAAACACAGTTTTCTTCCCGCTCTTATTATTTACCAAAGACCCTGACATTCAGTCCGTGTGGTTTACGGTCTTTGGGTCTTTACTTCACGGAAACCTGAAACAGCTGTGACACGTTATAAACAGATCTCTGGCGCCATCCTGTGGCTGACCTGCAGAACAACGAGCTGCTGAGGTGCAGCAGAgattttcactttcatttcagcTCCAGCGAGTCGAAGCAGAGAGAAGTGTTTGAGACTGATCGAGGAAAGATTGTGTTGATGGATCTGAAGGAGGGGACTCGACAATGCAGACAATGGTGAGactattatttatatatttatatattataaagagagagagactgaactGTCAGCAGGACTCTACTGGTGTGGATATTATTAGAAAGTGAGTTCACTGTTTAGAGAGAGGAGGCAACATGGAGGCTTTACCGGTTGAAAGTAAAGTGAAAGTCCGGCAGGATCAGGGTCCGGGTCCAGGTCCGAGTCAGGGGCATGAGATTTAGactacagtttgtgtttgtgagactCTGTGACTCCTGTCAGTGaagatgtgatgtcagactgatctCGCTAACTACAGGagaaatacatatttatataaataaatatttatataaatatatatttattataaacaGTGTAAAGCTTTTAGTTTGGAAGCTGGAAAGAAACTCAAATGTTTACTTTCACTTTCGTCCTATCAGGAGACAGATCAGCTGCGAGGGAAGAAAGGGGAGGGGCTAAAACATTATGCGATTTTGTATCGCGATATTTTATCGTCTCATGACCAAATATccttttattatattaatagttaatatgctttttaaatgtttaacagcTGAAGAGGTTCCACAATTCAATTTGAACGTGgtcaaaagaaaccaaaaagacgagagagaagaagaagaagacatgagGGGTTTTAAGAACAAACAGTCCTGGGAACTTTTAAAAGAGAACTACAAACAATGGAGACTTTAAATCTTTCTGCATTCACATCGCCATGGTGACAGCTGATATGAACCTTAAAGTGGCGTGAGCGTCGCATTTCCTCCGTCACGTGAACACTCAGTAACGCCtggactttgttgtttttttaaaatcaatttaaatgcCTTTAGCAGCGTTTAACATTTACAGTTAGATCTTAAAATGGCGGTTGCTGGTACTGGATTGGCTCTCGTGTTCGACCAATCAACATACAGAGAAGTATCTTTTCAAGTCACTCTTGTGCTGGGAGAGTCCCTCCTCTGAAGCCGGAGCTTAACGGGTTGCTCTAAACGGGAACCAGGAACTTAAAGAGTTCCTGCAGGGATGAATCAATCAAAAGGGGCGGGGTCTAACAGTTCCTGGatctatgaaaaagttcctgtaGTTCTAATGAAGCAGAAACTTTTATAAAtgattatctctctctctttagccACAAACCAGTTGCAGAGACTAACTTCGCTCTGCATGAAACTCACTGCAGACGCTTCCTGTGCGTCTGTCCCGACTGTGATGAGGCGGTTCCTCGAGAGCAGCTGGACCAGCACAGAGAGGAGCagcacacacaggtacacacgcACTGATACagcacacacaggtacacacacaggtacacacacaggtacacacacaggtacacacacaggtacacacacaggtacacacacaggtacacacacaggtacacacacaggtacacacacaggtacacacgcACTGATACAGCACACTCAGGTACACACTCACTggtacacacaggtatacattcactgattggttgattgattattgattgattggttgatgtgTCACTGGAGGTTCACTCTTCGTCCGTGTGTCTGCAGGTGAGATGCTCGAAGTGCAACCAGAGGATGGAGCGTTGTCAGCTGTTAGATCATGAGGTGAGCAGACCAGCTAAATGTTTATTCTTTCAATTCCCAAATACGTAAAGATACACgtgtaaaaaaaacttctttacTGAAGTAAAGAAAACAGGCTCTGtagaaaatcaaacaaaacgTTTCAGCTAGCagtaacctccagtgttgagaaatgaagctgaagtgtaaaatcctgcagttcctcgagtgtccactagaggctggctgcagaagcacaagaagtcacatacacattttacagcagagattaacatgtttacagcctgattcaaaaaaacaaataggtccgATAAGCTCACGTCTTGATCGACACACAcagtacggggggtgaatgttttgatgactcatcagttttgatttgatgaaggataagagttatccACAAtaaggcgcgtagctgacatgattgacaggcgggcgcggtgtaacggtttgtcaggaagCTTCACGAGGTGGAGATGTTAAATCAGGATTTGCTGCTAGACGTAAATGTATCAATGTTCATGTTGTTTCCATGAGTGCCGTTCTCGTCTTCAACCCGTCTGTCTCGTCTCTCTCCACTCAGACTGACGAGTGTGGCGAGCGCATGCAGAGCTGTCACTTCTGCGAGCTGGAGATGCCGTTCAAGAAGCTGGACGAACACACCCTGGTCTGTGGGAGCCGCACCAAGCACTGCAGGGACTGTGGCCGCTACGTGACCCTGAGGGACCAGCCCGAGCACGCTTTGACCTGCTCGGACGCCG
Coding sequences within it:
- the xaf1 gene encoding XIAP-associated factor 1 isoform X2, which encodes MDLKEGTRQCRQCHKPVAETNFALHETHCRRFLCVCPDCDEAVPREQLDQHREEQHTQVRCSKCNQRMERCQLLDHETDECGERMQSCHFCELEMPFKKLDEHTLVCGSRTKHCRDCGRYVTLRDQPEHALTCSDAANTSGPPQTTRTLPPNKVEGRASSPAEEDELERVLPASSEHKEAESEEDEEESEASPRLSSTYRATSLSNGPRNGPGGDPDQISTCPHCHLALPVPTLRWHQVKCRNHALFR
- the xaf1 gene encoding XIAP-associated factor 1 isoform X1; protein product: MDLKEGTRQCRQCHKPVAETNFALHETHCRRFLCVCPDCDEAVPREQLDQHREEQHTQVRCSKCNQRMERCQLLDHETDECGERMQSCHFCELEMPFKKLDEHTLVCGSRTKHCRDCGRYVTLRDQPEHALTCSDAANTSGPPQTTRTLPPNKVEGRASSPAEEDEQLERVLPASSEHKEAESEEDEEESEASPRLSSTYRATSLSNGPRNGPGGDPDQISTCPHCHLALPVPTLRWHQVKCRNHALFR